The DNA sequence TCTCAATTGgctgtgttttttgattttgagagatttttttattataaacataAATTGCATTGAGCAGCACTTTCATTCCTAGAAGTTAATAATTAACAGAACAACGGCACCAAAAAGAAGAGGTAATACAGTTAGAGAAGAGAACGTGTAATTTGTGTCTGTAGTCTTTCAAAAGTATATTTGCTTAATTCAATCTTTTGTCATTGGACTACATCTTGTTTCGTACACTGTCTTTACTGTAGGATGATGTATTTTCTTTGTGCGGGGGCTCCGCCCCCAAACCCCCGCGCCTGCGGCGAGCTTTTCTTTACGCCCTGCAGGCTGCCGTACGTTCATGGGGCTCTGCCCCAAACCCCGCTAGGGGCTCCGCCCCTTAGACCCCGCAAGGGGGGCTGTACCCCCCTTGACCCCCCActgcgggggctgccgcccctcgaccccgcttttttttttttttaatattccacggcctgcggcgctgctacataaataaacaatttttaccaATTACTTTCTCATCTCAAACAGCTCATTATTAAAACACGCTAACGTCGCTGAATCAATATATTCTTATATCtctcaaaatcatcaaatttatgtacaaaatgatatttCTATGTGTACAAAATTATACTTCTTTGTGTACAACACGAACTtactgtgtacaaaatgaactttttgtgtccaaattgatcatttttgtgtacaaaataagCATTTTGGTGtacaaaataatcatttttgtgtacaaaatcatggtttaataataaacaataaactttttgtgtacaaaatgtaagttttgtgtacaaaactgactttttgtgtacaaaaagaaataaaccACTTGAATCGCCAATAATTGATGTGGAGTGGATCACATCCGGAtctgttttcgaaaatttatacTTTGCTATTGTCAACATTTGCTGCCTCgtccaatttcttttttgctttACCAGCCATCATAGATCTTCCTCAAGATACGGTACCTCACTTtggtttcgttaaatgtttcagtTTCGTTCATTCACTCATTTTGAGATTTTGATGGCATTTCAAATGTACTTCAAGATGATATTTTAATGTAGCTCGTCGGAGGAACTCcttttgaaaaaggaaaatgaagcCAAGTTTCATTTGTGGATGTCATAGCACTAGCAATCTGGATATTCATCATAGCTTATCTTCAAGTTTATTAGAGTGCGTACAGTAATGCCCAGTGAAGTTCACTGTGACAATTTTGACAGGTCTACCCATatataggtctgttccaaggccatacgaattgtcaaattactgtcaaatttcattcatagagacataacctcgtcaatatttatatgaaaaccgatctctgtggatgaaatcgggctcgttcggccagtcaaagttcgtgtttacagttacttggaacaaaccaatAATTTATATGGGTAGATGTGTCAAAATTCACTGGTTAAACTTAACGAAGAATTACTGTAACGAGCTCTTAAAATCCTGTgtaagaaagaaagaaattttgtttttttctatGGGAGTTGAACTGCGTCACTACCGCTACGTTCATGGTTTTGGTGATGCACATCGCCTGTGAAAGATTTACCAGTAGATGTCAGTTTCCTAGTTTCCGAGTTTGACGACCAGATGACGCACAAAAACGacaaaagaaaaccaaaaGTGAGATGAAAAGAATCGTTTCGACTCGTAAATTATCGTTCAGGTTCCGTCTGTAATGTCACTTGTCGacacgtaaaaaaattcaatcaaacgCAGAGTTTTTGTTTAGTAAGCTTTACAATTCTTGTATTATTCCAAATCTTTCTTATTTCAAAATACTAGCCTAGTACTAATGGGTGTTCGCGACGACGAATATGACTACTTGTTTAAAGGTAAGTGCAATTTGGCAATGCATAATGTCCcgatttttgttgcatattCATCGAATGTATTAACGATTTTCTCAGCAAAACGAGTGAACAATGGGTTTATTGAAATAGTGATTCGTAAGAagagagaacaaaaaaaaaatttttgttgttgataacGCCTTTATTGAGTTCACTGTTTGGAAAAGTGATCATTTCAGTTGCTTTAGATAATTCGTGAAAAGATTATCAGCAcaaaaaaacctcaaaaattgttttcgtcaACTCGGTTcgtgttttatgtttttaaaatatttttgattggtTAACTGCTGCGGAGACGAAATGTCGTCAGTGTGAGTGGTTTTTTTTCGccttttttccatttattgaAAAAGATATTGAATTCAATGAGTCATACTCATTTCTCGCAATGAAGaaataataaacgaaaataaaaaaaaaaaacattttgcgatATGAACACTTCTCACTTGACATCATAAAACTCGGCTATCAACACAACACTTTTACGAAtgtcgaaaatcaaattttattcaacgaattaaacacacaaaatacaATTGTTTCAGAGTTACGACCtaatttaatgtttcaatttcatgTTTTCTAATCAGTGTTGCTCAGTGTTCGAAGAATGCACATGACTCAGTAGCATACACTTCATACCGAACCCACATCTCTATGCTAATTGAACGGAATTTCGTTCAGTTCGGTTCTCATACACACTGTTACTTCGAATCCACTGAATCATTAAACACGACATTAGTATAGTGTCCTTGTGAGATACTACCGTTCAAATAGGGGCTAATTTGACAATTTAACCTTCCCCGCACATGaatggttgaaaaattcattgtcTACGGATGACAACACAGAATTATGAAAATGGAATATGAGTGTTGACCTTGTGTTGCTTTGTAAACGGAATGATAACTGAATTCGTAGCACTAATTTGGTGTATACGTCATCGGTCATTCGATCGTACGTTTAACTTTGTGCAGTTAATTCCTTCGTGACGCAAATGTAACGTTTCTCTTCGTCGGACAGGGATTACGAAGACCGCTACGCAGGACTTAAAAGTTGCAGAGTTCAGTAACGCTACGCAAATTGTTGCCTTTGTTGATATACTGAGTGTGTGACTCTTAGATATGTTCATAATTCAGATCCTCCCATTCAAATAAATCCGGAAGCGATTACGGTATGTAATGCtgaattgtaaataatttcgttGGCGTTTTAATTTCGTCTTTTCGacttaaattaacaaaatcataaaaaaactaaattttcaatttgtattcGATCAGCACCGAAAACAGATGTCGTCTTGTCGGAATATAATTTCTACAATTAACATTCGTCTCAGCCGTATAAAATGTGGTGAACTGGaagtttacaaaaaaacggcaagaaaaattaatgaaacgaCAAATACCAACAACATCAgttggaaaatggaaaacattttcggttCACGTAaccagaaataaatttatgttccCGACAACATTTACCCGCGCGGGCGGATAGTCTTTTGAACCCACATTTCGTTACGTGATAATGGACAAAACGTTTTGTCATTTTATTACGAAACTGATGaccttttccatttttcgtttcagCCCTAGTGTCGAACCGAATTTTGTTTCAGCACAAGGGTCATATCTTATTCTGATCATAGAAAGTACTCTTTTCGTAGTCAAGTTATAAGTTTTTAGCTGGTAACACTCCTGACTATTGAATTAAACCTTTTTGATTACAAATTTGAATGGTGTTGAGGCAGTGGCAacagttttttcttctttgcaATATCATTTCCAAAACCTTCCAACTACAGTTGGAGGCagagtgaaatttcagcatgaatttgcttcagctgttttccagctgatcgaaacaaacaatcaaaactacTTATATGTCTTTATACGGTCTTACCAGTACAacgcgcgtgcgtgtagcaacTTCAACCGTACAAACAGTTCTGTTCTGAGTGCATGTGTGAGTCAGCTGAAAAccagctgaagtaaattcatgctgaaatttcactgcttGTGACTGTAGCAATAAAATCGACAACGGTACTGAAGTAGCAAAAGTCGTAGTTGTTTTGGCGGAAGGTTTAGATGTATTCAAGCAATAGTGTTATCGTTTCCAAATTGTACAAGAAAATTAAGTCGATTTGAAGACTAAAATGTTGTCATTACCGTTTCGTGCAAAGAAACGCAGAGCAGATGAAAacggaatcaatttttttttctagcgcGGGCAAACAGTCCACCTCGGAATTATTTTCGTTCGTTTCATTAGAGAGACCATCTCTTAGCAAACGTTGAGCGATATCGCAACCACCTCCCATTCAATttgattataaaattttagtaCACAGCACAGCATTAAAGTATATGAAGCAAGTAATcatcaattttgttgttgtttctttgTCGTTATATATTCATTCATGCTCACAAACACTATTATTCATTAAATTGccacatttcatttaaatggtAGTGTAATGccaaatggaaaatgatttcattccgtttacaatccaatttcaaatttcttatACTTTTGGTGACACCGAAAAGTTTAACgtttttattatcaaaaaatcgatGACACTTTTAAGATAATGATTTCACTGGAGTTTCAGGGCCGTAGCTACATTGCTATACATTTGTGGGGTCAATCCTATTCTGGGTTCGGTTTTGCGTCTTAACAGTTAGCCATGAGTTTAATGTTAAACCTTGTAGGAAGCGCATCACGGTAAAATGagtaaatctattacttctgttgtttaaACTACTATCATGTAGTTTCGATAGAACGTTTCCTACTTCAACTTCAACGGTGTCAACACTCAACAGTTTAATAGATAAAAGAACATTAACCAGAGCTCACCGCTTATTATTATCgctgctgtcgataacagataagtatcagtttctaaaaggttaggATACTTCATATCGGCAGTAGGTTTGTATGCTGCAATCGTTTACAATCGAAACATCTTCAATTAATTCATCCAAACATGTTTTTTGCCTGAGAAGGTACGGTGGAACTCAATGTTCTCGAATTcgatctcaaaattgtttcaagaCATCTGAAACCCggaaaacttttctcatttaGTAGGTTTCAATTGTGGCACACGACTACAAATTTGTCTGTTCACACTCTCACGAGCCGTTGTCTTGAATCGATTTCTTTTTTACGTAATATGTTAGATGTTCCAGCGACTTACTTCCTTTTTATGTCGGATCCTACTCCACTAATCTCTTCACATTTAATGtactaaatcaattttcattacTTAAATTCACACCCGACATTTTTATGAGGGATTTGGCAACGTTCTTGACCTTGTACTGCAAAGATACGAAGTTTATGATATATCGTTGTGACTAATGACGTGCGGTGAATCataagcaaatatttttttgctattAAAACTGCTTATCGTGAAAGAATTACAGCGAATCCcgttttttttggtatttgaCACGTCATGTAGCGTGAAAGAACATTGGTGTCTTCATGTGTTAAGCTTTCACGGTAATCTATTACCTCATTCGATCCGAGAGTACATTTACTTCACTATTTTTACCATGTACGTTAATACGGAAGGTGGATACGACGACGAGAGCTAATTATTTTCGGTTTGTCGCTGTCATGATGATGATTTACTATAGTTTGGCTTTTTGTTCCATTACAGTGGTTTTGATTGGCGACTCTGGAGTGGGAAAATCGAATTTGCTATCCCGATTTACTAGAAATGAATTTAACTTGGAATCGAAATCCACTATTGGAGTAGAGTTTGCTACTAGAAGTATAGAGGTGAGTTTaatgatttcatttcaaatatttttagttttttgctgaaatttaaatgaaattatcgaCGAAGATGGGTGAGGATGTCGTTGCTTTGAATCTAAAAGCTTTAAAGTCAATTAATGTGTGGTACTTATCAAAATATTGGACCatcactaaaacacttttagaCACAACGGTAAAATGCAACGAGAAAGTGCAACTCActtgtttcatacaaaaactgTTGCTTTCCAGCCAGAGCTCATCCCTTATTCTGGTCATCGTTGTGTCCGTTTCTATAAATTCTTTAACTTTGTTATTCGACTCGGGAATGTTTGACGATCCGACTATTGCGCTTCAAACAGTAGTAGGTTATGATTGTTCCAAAATGCAATCATCCCATTCCTTCTCCTGGCGGTTAATTGGACCTGGCATTTCACGAGTAAAAGGTGTGAGCCTGGCAaataatcaatcaatcaaatgaCTACAGCAAGTGAGTGTTCGTAACTCTAATTTAGGGTACGCCATCGATTCGAATGACGTTCCGTCCATAAAGgacataattttcaaatgggCTCGATTCCTGTCTTATGACATGACGATTTTATCGGAAAAGTAGCTCTTTACAGTTGACTAGGGTCACATCTAAATATTCCATTCGTTGAAGGTCATCAGCTGATTTCAAAGTTACTACCATTTAATGGAAGGTCATTGTCAACATCGCATCTCAAAATCTCCTAAATGATAAGTAATTTCGGACCGTGGATTTCGCTCCAGTCAAGTCTCCCCAGATCTTTATTCAGTTACACTAAAATACTGTGCAGAGCAGACTGTGCTGTTCGAATAGCATGTAGCATGCGATACAAAAGAATGAACAATTTTCCCTACATTTGTTAGAGAATGCAAAACGTGCCAAAGTGATGGTGACCTTTAGACCTTGCGAGTCACGATAGATATATCTGCATTCAATTATTTACACTCGTTGAATGTTCGCTGACACGAAACCAGCGttagatttttcatttaagtttTTTGTGCAAGAAATTCATAATTCAACATCGACACAACCAGTAAAATGTTCTCTTTGTCGTTTAGGTGGACGGTAAGGTCATTAAAGCTCAAATATGGGATACAGCTGGGCAAGAGCGTTACCGTGCTATTACGTCGGCCTACTATAGAGGTGCTGTTGGTGCACTGCTCGTCTACGATATTGCAAAACATTTGACatacgaaaatgtcgaaagatGGCTGCGAGAGCTGAGAGATCACGCTGATCAGAATATCGTCATTATGTTGGTTGGTAACAAAAGCGATTTAAGACATTTGCGATCCGTTCCAACGGAAGAGGCGAAACTGTTCGCCGAGCGACACGGTTTGAGTTTCATCGAAACGTCCGCCTTGGATTCGACCAACGTGGAAACTGCTTTTCAAAATATACTCACAGGTTGGTTGAACGTCGAATGATATGGTCGCATTGCGAAgatggaaattaatttctccTTTCTCGtttcacacatttttgcagaaatttaccgaattgtTTCGCAAAAGCAAATTAGAGATCCACCAGAGGGTGATGTCATTCGACCATCGAATGTGGAACCAATTGATGTGAAGCCAACTGTTCAGTCGAATTCCATTCACAAACAATGTTGCCAGTGACTGCCCAGGAACAGTAACGGCACGGCAATACATCAATTTCATAATATCATAAATCAAGTTAGTAATAAATGCTTGTGTTTATTaatgtttaaaataataacaataaataattactAAAACTGGTGTTCACAATATATTATAATATAACTTCACACATTGTCCAAACGCATCGCGGTACACAGATTATATGCGaattatgagaaaaaaaaacataaaaaacatcaacaagaacacacacacaaacaaacaaacaaaaaatcaaaataaatttctttgccATTTTTAACCCTCggttacatttttaatctgCTCTGAGCTGGAACAATGTGGGGATCAGCAATGTTCAAACATCGATCCACGGCTGTGAGGAAAGACAGAAGTTATGCACGCATGGTAGGTATTATGTGCAGTGGGTGATACGTATTACTACTAGACTGGTAAGGCAAAACACCGTATCGCAATGCGAGTGTGTGGCTTCAAAAGCTCTGAGACTCTGTCGGATTCCATTGGAAAAGTGGTATATTTCAAAAGATGCACCCAAAAAATGAGATATTCGATGTACATTAAAATCGTCCAATTTTAACGAGTAGCTCGTAGAAAGTACGTTTTAATTGTACAATTTATGGATGagtaaaccattggtcttatAGTGTTTACTTATGTACTTATCAGGTGACAGTTATGATTTCTATGTTTGACACGTGAGACGCCTACGACAGGgccaatttttgagaatttgattcctaaaaattcctaaaattctttaaattcctaaaaaattccaaaaattccaaaaattcctaaaaattccaaaaattcctaaaaattccaaaaattccttaaattccttaaaaattcccaaaattcctaaaatttagaaaaactgAGCAAAAACGTTCTATTTGCTGGATTTCTAATTAAACGTcttcgaaaattaaaaaaattaaataaaaacaacatttcaaatgaaatttactcagatcatttaaatttttttggtggaacgtattcaaatttcgattttacgTCGTTTTCCAACGATAACGTTACGATCAATAATAGACTGCTAACTGGGAACTATACAAAAATAAAGACGAATATTTTAAGCTTAATATTTCCATTATAACTCAGAGTTCATAATAATTCAACAATAACCAAGAcattcacgaaaaaaaaatctttgaaacccaaaaaatagcgaacttatcgaaaacaagaCAAATACTTACTCTTTTTTATGCTAGGCGTTCACAATGAAAAAGAGAAGCTAATTGTAAAGCCGCTGAAAACAACAGTCGTTACTAATCTGAATTTCATTATCccgattttgaaattgttacgAAAATACGGTATTGCACTTTGTAGTATATTGGTTATACATAATATACCAAGTACTCTGTAGGCATAGCCGAATTTCAGCTTtcaagcaacgcacttcaagcaaaagtgatcatcgTCGACATCTGCCAAATATAGTACTATTTTCCatacaattgtttttttacagtgttccACAGATGTGTGACACACTGccaagtttcagtaccataTTTAGAGTACTCATGCTTCAACTGCGTCCgaaaaaataacgataaataaaACGTAATGGAAGAACCATGGTTTAAGGATGACGACCGGGCCTCACTATCTCAGTcgaccttcatacctaccttggtagataaataactatttgctTGTTTCTCGccaaaaaccataaaaacaGGTGATGTGATATGATTGTATCATTACGAATCATCAATTAAGTTGCATTTATTctgaaataaacatttaaacgtCATTGCCTGTCTGACATTTACTGTACATACGGATAAGTATTGGTCTTATCGTGTTTTTGGGCGATTGAAacgtagaacatttttttgggtgtgtgaagtatcgccaaagtcaGATCgccaatacttttttttgacaattCAACACATTTTCGCGTTTTTCCACACTCTTgggatttttcttggcgttttttcacactttggcgattttttttggcaattcATGATTTTTGGTTGCTTTTGGTTAAGGCCCAGGGACATCGCTAAAGTTTTAATAAACACtaagaaaaatcataaaagCATAGTTTCCTTAGGATCTAATACGCCATTTCGGCATCTTCTGCCTTTTCGTTACCTTTCGCAGAAGGATAAATTCACTAGGATCAAACAAAGTCATCATCATTTTTGGTTGATTGGTTAAATTACcacgaaaaatcaaaagagAGTGAAGAAaggccaagaaaaatcgccagagtttgaagaaattcttgaaaactACGTAGCAGcctcatttttaaattaagaaaaaataaaaatacaaaaactttTCAGGCTAAAACACAGGGCGCGTGTGAAGAAATGTTACAGtgaaaaaatacgtttttgatttcttgaaaaagaCTGTAGTACGCTTGTAATATCTTTCGACTCACTAAAAAAATCGGATTAAAACGACTTATAAGATCGGCTTTATGTTACCTTTGATAGAAGGATAGTTTCAGGCTTTGCTTGGGATCAGGCTTCTCTCCCTTTGATTTTGGGTGGCTTAGGTATTAGGAAAGTAGAAGATATTGCAGTGCCAGCTTATCTGTCTTCTGTCTATTCTACTTTAGAGTTATCAAATGAGATTTTGAGAAACTTCAGTTTTCCAATGAtcgattcaaatattttagaattaatTGAGGAAATTCCTCGAGATTTCGTTCCAGAGAatgatgaaaagaaaaagaaacaaaagaattgggaTCTGCCAAGGATTAACAGTAGGTTTGACGAGATGTTTGCATCTAGTGAACCCGTTGCTCGTGCAAGCCTACTTGCGTCATcaactaaagaatcttcaaagtggctgcaagtAGTTCCATCGAGCCAATTGGGTTTACTCTTAGATAATAACTCCGCTAGAATTGCTGCTGGTCTTCGTTTGGGTTCTAATTTATGTGAGGAACATAGATGTGGTTGTGGCGAAATGGTCAAAAAGGATGGTTTACATGGTCTTTCATGCAAGAGGATAACAAAAGCCAAAATAGCTGAACATGAAGTTAACAAAGTTTTCTCACATGCATTCTCTTCAGCAGGATTTCCAAATATTATACAACCACCAGGAATATGtagagatgatggtaaaaggCCGGATGGTATGACCTTAATTCCTTGGAGTCATGGAAAAGCTATTCTGTGGGACGTAACAATTAGGGATACATTAGCGCCTTCATACATTAAGGAATCTAGCAAGAAAAAACGGTCAATTGCGGATAAGGCGGAAAGATTTAAACATAATCATTACAaacatttgaaagaaaattatttgttcactCCGTTAGCTTTCGAAACTTTAGGTTGTATGGGGCCAGAAACtatgaaatttgttcaaaaattgggATCAATCATGAAGGCTGCTTCAGGAGAACCACGTTCAACAGATTatttattacagaaaatttcaattgccaTTCAAAGAGGGAACGCGGCAtgcattttgggaacattaggaGCTAATAGAGTAGAtgacttttatttattgtaaaatttattttttgaaaagatcgattttttactggctgcgccactgtgagcagtctttttttcgcttgtcaaTAAACCACGTATTGATAGTTTCCTTAGCCTTATCGTCAACTTCTGTAAAAGGATAAATCCCCTGGGATCGGAACAAAATCATCAACATTTTTGCTTGATTTGTCAAATCATCACGAAAAATCGTTAGAGTGcgaagaaacgccaagaaaaatcgccaaagtgtgaaaaaacgccataaagacaaattttccattctttaTGTTTCGGACCATTTTTGTACCCTTCGCAGATTTATCTTggcgattttttatttaatttttttttggcgctTTGACTTTGGGGCTATTCTTCACGAggagaaaatatatgaaaatttcgaaatttttttactcaGGGTGTCCATACAGCTCTACGAAGTAGATAACGTTCTTTACATTCGAATAGATTATTATTGGAGTTGTCTT is a window from the Bradysia coprophila strain Holo2 unplaced genomic scaffold, BU_Bcop_v1 contig_94, whole genome shotgun sequence genome containing:
- the LOC119085009 gene encoding ras-related protein Rab-11A → MGVRDDEYDYLFKVVLIGDSGVGKSNLLSRFTRNEFNLESKSTIGVEFATRSIEVDGKVIKAQIWDTAGQERYRAITSAYYRGAVGALLVYDIAKHLTYENVERWLRELRDHADQNIVIMLVGNKSDLRHLRSVPTEEAKLFAERHGLSFIETSALDSTNVETAFQNILTEIYRIVSQKQIRDPPEGDVIRPSNVEPIDVKPTVQSNSIHKQCCQ